The sequence CACCGAGCAGCTGCGACGCCACGGTCACCGCGCGTACCCGCTGACGTTGACCGGGCTCGGCGAGCGCAGCCATCTGCTGAACGCGGGAGTGAACCTCGAAACGCATATCCAGGATGTGGTCGGCGTGCTGGCGGCCGAAGAGATCGAGGAGGCGGTGCTGGTCGGTCACAGCTACGGGGGGATGGTGATAACCGGGGTCGCGGACCGCGTGCCGGAGCGGGTGGGCTCCCTGGTGTATCTGGACGCCGTCGTGCCGCGGCACGGCGATTCCTGCTGGACCCTGGTCTCCGACCAGGAGCGGAAATGGTATATGGACGTGACGGAGACCGGCCATTCGGTGCGGCCACTGCCATTCTTCGACTCACGTGCCACGCCCCATCCGCTCGCCTCGCTGCTCCAGCCGATCCGGCTCACCGGCGACCTCTCGCGGTTGCGGCGCAGGGACTACGTGTACGCGGCGGGGTGGGACGGCGAGTCGCCGTTCACCCCCGTCTACCAGCGGTTGCGTGACGACCCGCTGTGGACGACGCACGCGCTGGACAGCAGGCACAACCTCATGCGGGACGCGCCGGACAACCTGCTGGAAATTCTCCTTGAGTCGGTTCAGCCCGGCTGATCGTCGCTTGGCCCCGCCACGGCGGTGAAACGCTCCAGCGGCGGCCAGGTCCCGGCCGCGATCGGTCCGGTCAGCCGTGCCATCTGCCCACCCTGGGGCGGTAAACGCAATTTGTGCCTTAAGCGTCACATCTGGTGCGCGCGACAGCCGTCGCAAGGGAACACGCCGGATGAAAGGGAACTCATGCTGCCATTACGCGGTGTGACCCAGGATGAACCGTTCACCCACCCCCAGCTCCCCCAGCCCCCACTCCGCGCGACACTGCACCGGCTGGTACGGCGTGCGTACGGCAGGGTCCGGGCAAACGACCTGGGCCCGTTGAGGG comes from Streptosporangium roseum DSM 43021 and encodes:
- a CDS encoding alpha/beta hydrolase gives rise to the protein MATFVLVPGMCHGGWTYEPLTEQLRRHGHRAYPLTLTGLGERSHLLNAGVNLETHIQDVVGVLAAEEIEEAVLVGHSYGGMVITGVADRVPERVGSLVYLDAVVPRHGDSCWTLVSDQERKWYMDVTETGHSVRPLPFFDSRATPHPLASLLQPIRLTGDLSRLRRRDYVYAAGWDGESPFTPVYQRLRDDPLWTTHALDSRHNLMRDAPDNLLEILLESVQPG